In Vicinamibacteria bacterium, the sequence GGCCCCTTGCTCCGAAGTCGTTGGCCGCGAGCGAAGAGGCGGGCCAGCGATTTACCGAGTCTTTGGGCGCCGACTCGTTAGCCGCTCTCCGAGCGCGGTCGGCCGATGAGATTCTGAAGGCATCGCTCGGGAATCGGCCGTGGTTCGGCCCGACAATCGACGGCTACATGCTGCGGGAGACTGCCTACGCGACCTTTGCCGCGGGCAGGCAGAGCCAGGTGCAGTTGCTCGCTGGGTGGAACGCCGATGAGAGCCGATCTGCGGTTACCCTGGCCCCCGAGAAGCCCACGGCGAAGACCTTTGCCGACAAGACCCGCGCAAGGTTCGGAGACAACGCGGAAGCCATTCTCAAGGCCTATCCGGCCGCTTCGGACGCCGAAGCCCTCGAGTCCGCGGCCTCCCTCGCCAGCGATATGTTCACAGGATACGCCACGTGGAAGTGGATCGAGATGCATCTGGAGACGGGGCGCTCTGCGGTCTTCCGATATTCCTTCGACCGGGTGATCCCGCTCGCCCCCGACACCAGGGGAAGCGGTCGGCCGGTGACCGCCAAGGACGTCGGCGCACGCCATGCCGGCGAGATCGAATACGTCTTCGGTGCGCTGGCCTCGTCGCCAAGAGTCCCGTGGGAGGCGGTCGACCTCGAGCTTTCGGACCTCATGATGTCCTATTGGACCAACTTCGCTCGCTCCGGGGATCCGAATGGTGCTGGCCTGCCGAAGTGGCCCCGCTATGACAAGGAAAGCGGCTACCAGCTCCTGCATCTGAGCGATGCGACCCAGGCCACTTCCGATGCCCGCCGATCGCGTTACGAAGCGTTGGACGCTTTCACGGCAAGGCTCCGCTGAGGGTCTCGTGTTGGGCTGGGCGTCCGGGGCTTGAAGCTACGCTCGGGGAGGGCCCGCGTAGACAGCCGAATCCGGGGGATAGGTGTGGACTCTCGACTTTAGTGCACCTGGAGGGGGTAGTCGACGTCGTCGTACAACCGGACCTCGGCCAGGAGCCCCGTCTCGGCCCGTTCATAGACCGCGGCCGCCGCCTGGCGGGGGAGCCGCGTGTGGCCCCAGGTCGTGAGCACGGACTCGAGGGCACAGGAGGCGCCCTCGTCGGCGATCGCACAGTGCTCGAGGCCGAGCCCGCCGCCTTTGGAGAAGAGGAGCGTGAAGAACCGGCGCAGTTCGACGGCGCCGCGGTGGACGGTTATGGCT encodes:
- a CDS encoding carboxylesterase family protein, which codes for MPKGWGVEPWGLLMAFAALLVVAGAAGAQVRTEAGLIEGTPGSVSHGAAFKGIPYAAPPVGDRRWKPPQAVVPWPGVRKATDFGPRCMQGRIFEDMVFRDEPSEDCLYLNVWTPSNPPSKGLPVMVWIHGGGFVAGSASEPRQDGERLAEKGVIVVGINYRLGVFGFLAHPELTKELGHGASGNYGLLDHVAALQWIQRNIAAFGGDPMRVTIFGESAGSFSVSALMASSLGRGLFQRAIGESGAFFTVGDGPLAPKSLAASEEAGQRFTESLGADSLAALRARSADEILKASLGNRPWFGPTIDGYMLRETAYATFAAGRQSQVQLLAGWNADESRSAVTLAPEKPTAKTFADKTRARFGDNAEAILKAYPAASDAEALESAASLASDMFTGYATWKWIEMHLETGRSAVFRYSFDRVIPLAPDTRGSGRPVTAKDVGARHAGEIEYVFGALASSPRVPWEAVDLELSDLMMSYWTNFARSGDPNGAGLPKWPRYDKESGYQLLHLSDATQATSDARRSRYEALDAFTARLR